A single region of the Chryseobacterium culicis genome encodes:
- a CDS encoding HD domain-containing protein — MKSTINNTVAFVKEKLEGAEAGHDWFHIERVWKLAAKIAETEDCNKEVVELSALLHDIADPKFHNGDETIAPQISRAFLEEQGVSEEIIRKVLFVIENISFKNRDQAPENPPIELQIVQDADRIDAIGAIGIARTFNFGGFKNNLMYHPDMKPKLGMSKEEYKKSNGTTINHFYEKLLLLKDMMNTKKGKEMAEERHQYMMNFLDQFYKEWNVD; from the coding sequence ATGAAAAGTACGATTAACAACACAGTAGCATTTGTAAAAGAAAAATTAGAAGGAGCTGAAGCAGGACACGACTGGTTTCATATTGAAAGAGTCTGGAAACTGGCCGCTAAAATAGCAGAAACAGAAGATTGTAACAAAGAAGTAGTAGAATTGTCTGCTCTTCTTCATGATATTGCCGATCCTAAATTTCATAACGGTGATGAAACCATTGCTCCCCAAATATCCAGAGCATTTCTTGAAGAACAGGGCGTTTCTGAAGAAATCATCCGTAAGGTGTTATTTGTGATTGAAAATATTTCATTTAAAAACAGAGATCAGGCACCGGAGAATCCTCCTATTGAGCTTCAGATTGTACAGGATGCCGACCGTATTGATGCGATAGGAGCTATCGGAATTGCCAGAACATTCAACTTTGGAGGTTTTAAAAATAATCTGATGTACCACCCGGATATGAAACCAAAATTGGGAATGTCCAAAGAAGAATATAAAAAATCTAACGGGACAACCATTAATCATTTCTATGAAAAATTATTGCTTCTGAAAGATATGATGAATACTAAAAAAGGAAAAGAAATGGCAGAAGAAAGACATCAGTATATGATGAATTTCCTTGATCAGTTTTATAAAGAATGGAATGTAGACTAG